One part of the Dermacentor andersoni chromosome 2, qqDerAnde1_hic_scaffold, whole genome shotgun sequence genome encodes these proteins:
- the LOC140216069 gene encoding uncharacterized protein: MPATGVDTDDTLITLNVIILACSLLLRHRRTQNARRRRFWVRPSWRYRNVEGQASALLPRLRAKDEAYFRDFLRMPPSIFDALLALVRPLIERQTTSFQDPISAHDRLAMTIRFLANGDTFRSLSYNFLIGRSTAAMIVKETTGAIWDVLQAGYVRFPQTSNEWKKIADEMEEKWNFPNCIGSIDGKHVHIECPNNSGSRNLNYKKTFSVVIMAACDANYRFIYVDLVHYGGESDGGIFLRSPLPTILNERRCGIPPPANVGSAGLIPYLMVGDEAFPLKPSLMRPYSRRDLQRHRADGTTNEAYVMRATFNYRLSRARRLIENSFGIMASRWRILRRPFRASEESTENIVKSCIALHNYLMKDSPLSRTTYSPPGYADTEDWEGNITEGRWRSEETGLPLKDIDSTGFHSSRAAMDVRDRLARYFIQDGTVPWQERIVARAGTKEI, translated from the exons ATGCCCGCTACCGGCGTTGATACAGATGATACTTTAATTACTTTGAATGTCATCATTCTGGCGTGTTCCCTGCTACTCCGGCATCGGCGCACTCAAAACGCAAGGCGGCGAAGGTTCTGGGTGCGACCAAGTTGGAGATACAGAAACGTCGAGGGACAAGCGAGTGCGCTTCTACCACGGCTGCGCGCCAAGGACGAAGCTTATTTTCGAGA TTTTCTGAGGATGCCACCGAGCATCTTCGACGCATTGCTCGCACTGGTCCGACCGCTCATCGAGCGCCAGACAACATCGTTTCAAGACCCAATTTCGGCGCACGATCGGCTTGCTATGACAATCAG ATTCCTTGCCAATGGTGACACTTTCAGGAGCTTGTCATACAATTTTTTGATTGGACGGTCAACTGCAGCCATGATTGTGAAAGAAACTACAGGCGCAATATGGGATGTACTGCAGGCTGGTTATGTGAGGTTCCCGCAAACCAGCAATGAATGGAAGAAG ATTGCTGATGAAATGGAAGAGAAGTGGAATTTTCCAAACTGTATTGGAAGTATTGATGGGAAACATGTCCACATTGAGTGCCCCAACAACTCCGGCTCTAGGAACCTCAACTACAAAAAGACATTCAGCGTGGTTATCATGGCTGCTTGCGATGCAAACTACAG ATTCATATATGTCGACCTGGTGCATTATGGAGGCGAAAGTGATGGTGGAATATTTTTGAGGTCACCACTGCCTACTATACTTAACGAGCGCAGATGTGGAATACCACCCCCTGCAAATGTTGGTTCGGCAGGCCTGATCCCCTACCTTATGGTTGGAGATGAGGCATTCCCACTAAAGCCATCTCTCATGAGACCATATTCTAGACGTG ATCTCCAAAGGCATCGAGCTGATGGGACAACGAACGAGGCTTATGTTATGCGAGCCACATTCAATTACCGCCTGAGTCGAGCAAGGAGGCTCATTGAAAATTCGTTCGGCATCATGGCTAGCAGATGGCGCATCCTTCGAAGACCATTCAGAGCCTCTGAGGAGAGCACTGAGAATATAGTGAAGTCCTGCATTGCATTGCATAATTATTTAATGAAGGACTCTCCTCTCTCGAGAACAACATATAGCCCACCTGGATATGCAGACACTGAGGATTGGGAGGGAAATATAACAGAAGGAAGATGGAGGAGTGAAGAAACTGGGTTGCCATTGAAAGACATTGATAGCACTGGATTTCATTCCTCAAG AGCTGCAATGGACGTGCGGGACCGGCTTGCGCGGTACTTTATACAAGATGGCACGGTGCCATGGCAAGAAAGAATTGTAGCACGTGCAGGCACTAAG GAAATCTGA
- the LOC126542875 gene encoding uncharacterized protein isoform X2 has product MNLDDRNRLTEFSRNFSESSMYASYVTAWNRVVLCYEGSASAPQGKNWGMDRLTAIRNFFRRWFCRNKEVAAAAGHNADHAESAAGGAASHVNTVTKHDEQLGDHKDPNDDFQNQVARPAQLKSPFTHSLKCGHF; this is encoded by the exons ATGAACCTGGACGACAGGAACAGGCTGACCGAGTTTAGCCGCAACTTCAGCGAGTCGTCTATGTACGCCTCCTATGTGACGGCCTGGAATAGAGTG GTCTTGTGCTACGAGGGCTCCGCGTCTGCCCCGCAAGGCAAAAACTGGGGCATGGACAGGCTGACGGCAATCCGCAACTTCTTCCGCCGCTGGTTCTGCCGAAACAAGGAGGTCGCCGCCGCTGCCGGACACAATGCGGACCACGCCGAGTCTGCTGCTGGTGGCGCCGCCAGTCAC gtAAACACGGTTACCAAACATGACGAGCAGCTGGGAGATCACAAGGATCCCAACGACGACTTCCAGAACCAAGTTGCAAGGCCAGCGCAACTGAAGAGTCCCTTCACGCACAGTCTAAAATGTGGACATTTCTAG